The Sebaldella sp. S0638 genome has a segment encoding these proteins:
- a CDS encoding LacI family DNA-binding transcriptional regulator encodes MTLEEIAKLCNVSTSTVSRVLNNKKGISEKTRKNILDLVKDLEKQEIPILKKTTKTIAFIVPSLSNYFFSTLLKKILIEVENKNIDILVFDINDDIEREIEVIKNLSNKNIDGMILISSSKNDEKFKIKKELLTFTHPFILMDRKLKDASFDGVYVDNIRGVFTLTEYLIKKGKKDITIITGDKNSNISLERIEGYKEALYMNGIEISNGHIVFADFYDSHKIEKSLKAVITEKNYPKTLICCNNIILQTVIKLIMQNNLKINKDITVVSFDNTDFLDNLGFKISCVSPDLDTLVSQSINLILENILNKKNTTRQIDIIPELVEKN; translated from the coding sequence ATGACTTTAGAAGAAATCGCAAAATTATGCAATGTTTCTACTTCTACAGTTTCAAGAGTTCTCAATAATAAAAAAGGAATTAGTGAAAAAACAAGAAAAAATATTCTGGATTTAGTTAAGGATTTGGAGAAACAGGAAATACCAATACTTAAAAAAACAACGAAAACAATAGCTTTTATTGTTCCGTCTTTATCAAATTACTTTTTTTCCACTCTCTTGAAAAAAATTCTTATTGAAGTTGAAAATAAAAATATTGATATACTGGTTTTTGACATTAATGATGATATAGAACGTGAAATAGAAGTGATAAAAAATTTAAGCAATAAAAATATAGACGGTATGATACTTATAAGTTCAAGTAAAAATGACGAAAAATTCAAAATTAAAAAGGAACTTCTGACTTTTACACATCCGTTTATTCTTATGGACAGAAAGCTGAAAGATGCCAGTTTTGACGGTGTTTATGTAGATAATATACGGGGAGTTTTTACCCTTACGGAATACCTCATAAAAAAAGGCAAAAAAGATATCACTATTATTACCGGGGACAAAAATTCCAATATTAGTCTGGAAAGAATAGAAGGGTATAAAGAAGCCCTTTATATGAACGGTATTGAAATTTCCAACGGACATATTGTTTTTGCGGACTTTTATGATTCCCACAAAATAGAAAAAAGCCTGAAAGCCGTTATTACTGAAAAGAATTATCCTAAGACACTGATCTGCTGTAATAATATTATATTGCAGACAGTAATTAAATTAATTATGCAGAATAATCTAAAAATAAACAAGGATATTACTGTAGTTTCTTTTGATAATACTGATTTTCTTGATAATCTCGGTTTCAAGATCAGCTGTGTTTCACCAGACCTTGATACTTTGGTTTCTCAGTCTATAAACCTGATTTTGGAAAATATATTAAATAAAAAAAATACTACAAGACAAATAGATATTATTCCTGAACTTGTGGAAAAAAATTAA
- a CDS encoding peptidoglycan-binding protein, which yields MRKLKLAVIFLLAATISFTAASSTTTSKSQSVTKEKRRTNFVEIQKRLKDLGYYTGKLDGIYGSKTKKAIQTYKGNQGTDKKLEKLLAKEGLN from the coding sequence ATGAGAAAATTAAAATTAGCCGTAATTTTTTTATTGGCAGCAACTATCAGTTTCACTGCAGCAAGTAGTACAACAACGTCTAAATCACAGTCGGTTACAAAAGAGAAGAGAAGAACAAATTTTGTTGAAATCCAGAAAAGATTAAAAGATTTAGGGTATTATACAGGAAAACTTGACGGGATATATGGAAGCAAGACTAAAAAGGCTATTCAGACATATAAAGGAAATCAGGGGACAGATAAAAAACTGGAAAAGCTTCTTGCTAAAGAAGGATTAAATTAG